One Agelaius phoeniceus isolate bAgePho1 chromosome 6, bAgePho1.hap1, whole genome shotgun sequence DNA window includes the following coding sequences:
- the LOC143694414 gene encoding ena/VASP-like protein → MQPIPCCPGSALHTPPVLLRAGNPQAGACTISSWLCLSFCLRLLHGSFSSVPLVSFLPVYPPYSFVSSVLLVSTLQPSICSPPSHPQSPPPASSHCGTPASGVVLPPLPPASAVSSAPAVPEPVAQSPFLAQPRAREPPQFLHRHSASELPAAPGSSPPPCPNGRTVMPGIRRTSLSPPPLHPPPFPSHQPLRGSSLSCSPQSSSPSVTTAPSLQRGDVLQPRGPTILPVILVPPDRVKAPADKAGWETSANAPLNGHPEEQIALGPPGTQVKSVDGSFFPHLGAAPCSPLPTIASPPSSCGQAPSPSCHLPSCPAQQWCQPMSHCLPLPPPHAAVSEVALPRRTPPYMTSSAIAHLSKY, encoded by the coding sequence ATGCAGCCCATCCCGTGCTGCCCGGGTTCTGCTCTGCACACCCCTCCAGTtctgctgagggctggaaaTCCCCAAGCTGGTGCCTGCACCATCTCCTCTTGGCTTTGTTTGAGTTTCTGTTTGCGTTTACTTCACGGTTCCTTTTCCTCCGTTCCACTTGTTTCGTTCCTTCCTGTGTACCCACCTTATTCTTTTGtctcttctgttcttttagttTCCACCCTTCAACCAAGCATATGCTCTCCCCCCTCTCATCCCCagtctcctcctcctgcctctagTCACTGCGGTACTCCTGCCTCTGGTGTTGTGCTGCCCCCGCTACCTCCAGCCAGCGCTGTCTCTTCAGCACCCGCCGTCCCCGAGCCCGTTGCTCAGTCCCCTTTCCTGGCCCAGCCGAGAGCCAGAGAGCCCCCGCAGTTCCTGCACAGGCACTCGGCctctgagctgccagcagccccaggctcctcCCCTCCACCCTGCCCAAATGGCAGGACTGTCATGCCAGGCATCAGGAGAACCTCGCTGTCTCCACCACCTCTCCATCCTCCCCCCTTTCCCTCTCACCAGCCTCTCAGGggctcttctctttcctgctctCCTCAGTCTTCTTCTCCCTCTGTCACAACTGCACCATCTCTGCAGAGGGGTGATGTCCTGCAGCCACGTGGTCCCACCATCCTGCCCGTGATTCTTGTCCCACCTGACAGGGTCAAGGCACCCGCAGATAAAGCAGGGTGGGAGACCTCAGCAAATGCACCCCTGAACGGCCATCCTGAGGAACAAATTGCTTTAGGCCCCCCTGGAACCCAGGTGAAAAGTGTGGATGGGTCCTTCTTTCCACACCTAGGAGCTGCACCCTGCTCCCCGCTGCCCACCATCGccagcccccccagctcctgtggccagGCTCCCTCCCCATCCTGCCATTTGCCATCTTGTCCTGCCCAGCAGTGGTGCCAGCCCATGTCACACTGTCTTCCATTGCCTCCCCCTCACGCTGCTGTGTCTGAGGTGGCTTTGCCCAGGAGGACCCCTCCTTACATGACATCATCAGCCATTGCCCACTTGAGTAAGTACTGA